A region of the Candidatus Poribacteria bacterium genome:
CACTTGCGATAAGTATCGGCGTGCACTCCAGACCGCCACCAGACCGATACCGATATATGCCCCGAAAGACTGCTCCTCCGCATACGGGAAGGGTGCCGACAGACCGACCGCACTGCCTAACACACGGAACGCCTGCCAATACAGATAAAAGAACCAACAGGAAAAGGATAACTCTAACGGCATAAAGAACGCCAATCCAACGGCGAACGGATAAATACCGATCGGGAACCACGTAATGGCGTTCCATGGACGGACGGTAAAGAAATCTGCGATGTCATACGCACGGATACCGCTGAGTCGCGGCACTTGTGGAAACAGGTAATTAACCCCGTTGAGGAGATCGATAGCAGCCGCAACCGCGAACCCGATCCACATCGCCTTGCTACGGAAGAACCCGCTCCTCGGATTCGCCATCGCCAACGGCAATTGGATTAGCGGATAACTCAACTTCTCATTCTCTGTCCACTGTCTTCGGAAGATGAAGTTGATACTGAGCATCACCGAAAAGAGTGCCGCGAGGAAGAGTCCCCACCATAACAACGGCGAGCTCCACGCCGGGAAGTGCGGATAGAACGTGGAACCACCATCGAAAAAATTGGCGAGTCCACGCTTATCGGTGACCGAGGTCCATGACGGGATATAGTGCCAAAACAGGGATTGCCAATCGTTCTCCGGCGTGGCATAAGCGAAGGCGTAGCTAATAATCGGGAGGAGGATCTGCACGCACATGTGCCCCCCGATAGCGGTCGAGAGGCACAACATTACATAGATCGTCAGGAGTTCAGCAGTGGAAAGTGAGAGGTGCGGCGAGACCTTTTTCGCGAAGCGGTTCACGATCGTCAGCACGAACAGTAGCGTGATCGTGTTGTAGAGCAGCGAGATCATCGACATGTGCGCGATGTCCCACCGGAGCCCCATCATCTGCCACATCGCATTCGCTGGAATCAGCAGGAGTCCGATGCAAACCGCTTTCAAACTGAGAGGAGAGAGTCGACGATTCACGAGGCTCAACGCCTGATTGATTCACTGCTTTTGAGATACCGATAGAGGTCGCTATCCGTCGTCAAGATGAGTTTGGTGCTCTCGTTGGTCGTCTGACGATACGTCTCTAATGTCTGGATAAAAGCGAAAAATTCTGGGTCTTGACCGTGTGCTTCGGCATAAATCTGAATGGCTTGCGCATCCGCATCGCCCTTAATCTGCTCGGCTTCTTTATATGCCTCAGATTGGATCCGCTCCAACTCTTTCTGCTTCTGTCCCATGATGTCAGCGGCTTCGCCTTCACCCTCGGATTTGTATTTCTCAGAGATGCGTTGACGCTCCGAAATCATTTGGTCAAAGACTTTCTTGCGAACCTCATCTACATAGTTAATTCGTTTTATCTGAACATCGACGAGTTCAATACCGAACTGTGGAACGGTTTCCTGCACCTTCTCAAGGATCATGCGCGTAATCCGGTCCCTACCAATCTGAATCTCTTCCAAAGGTTCACCCGTTTGTCCTTCTTCTCCTTCAAGGACCTCCAGATCCAGACTTAAGACACGATTTGAATCCCGCACGACCTCAATCAAGAGTTGCGCTGTTACTAAATCTCGCGCTGCGGAATCAATAATGTCATCCAAACGGGACTGCGCAAATACTTCGGTTCCGAGTGCCTGATAGAATTTGAGCGCGTCTTTAATACGCCAGCGCGCCGTGGTATCCAACCAGATGAATCGCTTGTCCTTTGTCGGAATCTGGTTAGGAGAGCCGTCCCACTCAAGGACGCGCTTTTCAAAGCGGTGGACCTGTTGAATAAACGGGGTTTTTATTTTTAACCCAGCTGTGACGATCGGTTGCCCAACCGGACGACCGAACTCGGTAATGACGACCTGTTCACCTTCATAAACAGTATAGAACACACCCGACGCAATCAGCACTACCAGCACGACAACGACAATTAAGGGTATAAGCACTATTTTCGATTTCATGTTTTTAATTTTCCTTTTTAACTTTACCTTGCGGATAAGTAACGGGGTCTGTGAGTTGACGCTTTTCGTGTTCGAGTCGCCTGCGTGTTTTTGCAATGTAATACAAGGAATGGATTTAGTCTATTCCCAGACTAAATCCGGTATTTCTGCGTATTGTTGCAGGCTTCGTTTTCGCGTCTAACTTTATTCTTTGAGTTGCAGAAGTGGGATCGGTGCGTTGGCGTTACCGTCAATGACATAAATTTCTTTCACCTGTGGTAACACTTCCCGCATCGCTTCGAGGTAGAGTCGGCGACGGGTAACTTCTTTCGCCTTTTGATACTCCGAACGAATCGCCTTGAACCGATCCGCATCCCCCTGTGCCTCGTTCACCCGTTTTAGTGCGTAACCCTGTGCCTCCGAAATTTTTTGCGCTGCCACACCGTTAGCTTTCGGGACGGATTGGTTGTAATCACGCCACGCCTCGTTGATTAAGCGTTCTTTCTCCTGTTTCGCCTCGTTAACGGCGTTAAAGGCGGACTTCACGGCCTCTGGCGGATTCACATCTTGCAAGGTCACCGTCGCCACATCTAATCCGGTTTGGTAAAGATCCAGGAGTTGCTGAAGATGTTCTTCAACTTCCGCCGCAATTTCAATACGCCCGACAGTCAACACCTCCGTGACAGTCCGATCGCCTACGACCCGACTCATCACAGATTCCGAAAGGTCGCGCAAAGCCCGCTGCGGATTCCGGACAGAGAACAGGAACATTTTCGGATCCTTGATTTTATACTGAACCACCCATTCGACATCCGCTATACTCAGGTCACCCGTCAGGAGCAATGACTCATCGGCGTAATCCCGGCTATCATACTGCGTCCGAACGCCGGCTCTGAGCGTCCGAAACCCGAATTCCTCTTTGAAAACCTTTCGGACAGGGACGCTAATGGCTCTCTCAATGCCGAGCGGTAACTTGAAATGGAGTCCCGGCTCGGCTTGTCGGACGGATTTACCGAACATCAGCACAACCGCGATTTCGTCTGCTTCAACGGTATAGAAACTCGTCGCTAAGCCCCCTAACACGATCACACCGAGAATCACCAACACAATGCGTTTGGGCGTGATGAGACGCGTGTAACGCTGTCGTTCTATTAA
Encoded here:
- the hflC gene encoding protease modulator HflC is translated as MKSKIVLIPLIVVVVLVVLIASGVFYTVYEGEQVVITEFGRPVGQPIVTAGLKIKTPFIQQVHRFEKRVLEWDGSPNQIPTKDKRFIWLDTTARWRIKDALKFYQALGTEVFAQSRLDDIIDSAARDLVTAQLLIEVVRDSNRVLSLDLEVLEGEEGQTGEPLEEIQIGRDRITRMILEKVQETVPQFGIELVDVQIKRINYVDEVRKKVFDQMISERQRISEKYKSEGEGEAADIMGQKQKELERIQSEAYKEAEQIKGDADAQAIQIYAEAHGQDPEFFAFIQTLETYRQTTNESTKLILTTDSDLYRYLKSSESIRR
- the hflK gene encoding FtsH protease activity modulator HflK yields the protein MQELHELIERQRYTRLITPKRIVLVILGVIVLGGLATSFYTVEADEIAVVLMFGKSVRQAEPGLHFKLPLGIERAISVPVRKVFKEEFGFRTLRAGVRTQYDSRDYADESLLLTGDLSIADVEWVVQYKIKDPKMFLFSVRNPQRALRDLSESVMSRVVGDRTVTEVLTVGRIEIAAEVEEHLQQLLDLYQTGLDVATVTLQDVNPPEAVKSAFNAVNEAKQEKERLINEAWRDYNQSVPKANGVAAQKISEAQGYALKRVNEAQGDADRFKAIRSEYQKAKEVTRRRLYLEAMREVLPQVKEIYVIDGNANAPIPLLQLKE